The proteins below come from a single Drosophila kikkawai strain 14028-0561.14 chromosome 3R, DkikHiC1v2, whole genome shotgun sequence genomic window:
- the LOC108084574 gene encoding zinc finger matrin-type protein CG9776 isoform X1 → MDEDTVPKQPTDRRVADLAAGPPGVDEKNGNEKSEDKGAAAGKRGKSSSRRRSTSRRRSTSRGRPDSRNAASPPATRRRRSVSRSPSPPRRGRYDSPDYGRYPPRRRFDRDRRRSPDRRRSPPRRGRRYGRSRSRSISPLRRGGRGISPAGRWSPKKKPASPPLPPQQGGLPQQMAPGYGVMAPQMYATGPYGAPPDVYGHQYGMPPNAFPGQGYGMPGPPPGQNNFSTGYGPPPTGAWGVNEYGQQVWLPQTLAGVQPSISVPVPEALAPQQHQPLDTAPPAKQLEEEQKSSALDGAGLPGQDAVAQEAEKQKDELKKQRTNYVKKVTILKKEMQVLKDQREDLASGEAPPSPTTKNFIEENDRLQVQIKRKLDTIENVIDMLNGLIGYEDNDDDPPKPKPNLKAAQDPQSSRSHTTTDSSADSSESSSPSGSSSESSSEDEDDDEEENGDKDGTPTNRLKNRAIKSMKSKQRHGETKSSSSTGLTQNYNFQFFDPEHHWCESCSVFPKSARDYLKHLHSEEHMNRETIETPWHVGIDHDPFPVYENAPLKRVPVRGMHFLVPANAWYCKLCSVWIGDLHCASAHLKSRLHSNKYELFINQNPNYEAERQANRERAMIQQRGNDDAKNKKSRKDDEKGSKKRKKKSGDKKKKKRKHGKKSKRSTNDANSSSSNSDSSSSEEEKTQQPKKGRTEETSSGPAEKQAPSAPSIRVSMRKQEGPLTTSLKQDVPLQSLAPPPPPIIKDSINAAGRGKWSSASGEEQREDQKKRDEAMIQQWNTVQPVISDSEKKLLEQLKGRLKSKGPRDAEDNKLAMPHSAFAADEKSKRGGSRRSRSPKRRSRSRSNSRGRFDRDRRDRDRDRDNRDRGRDRERDRDRDRRRSRSRSRSRGRRRFSRSPLRSSRRSRSRESRRRRSRSHSEDRVERPVIKHSEFRPRTVPERKPEVKRDKKDAESKQKAAAKASASTNAAAGGKKLPFIGKMPVFKKQPVTASSYDAATAAAYTNGALGVPPPPPPPLGDQLAVRQPAPTAAQIQMAMMEDAFGNAPPFHPDAGMMVDYDELMPDPVQFAHLMTTCPPPPPPGEGSEGEGRDPEDGEEREDNEGDEKDVLPPGIDEAESDLVPQPLDAAEQPRDGELPKDLAAALDIIFPSEGAAQEEAEEPQSVPQTITTIVEDEPVLSEHNLQDLAKQGIHLVTIDEAAEASKTISTENTEETQKLNGAKSSVAATNLKQMVEAEDIPMPCSPVPAVVVEEATSKPIALKEADVSDIPEPPASPSGSEKLRRQAELDELAMLGIDSNDMAAQFVDAL, encoded by the exons ATGGACGAAGACACGGTCCCCAAGCAGCCAACGGACAGGCGTGTAGCCGACCTGGCTGCGGGTCCACCCGGCGTCGATGAGAAAAACGGAAACGAAAAGAGCGAGGACAAGGGTGCTGCGGCGGGTAAGCGCGGCAAATCGAGCTCCCGACGACGGTCCACATCGCGTCGCCGCTCAACATCCCGCGGTCGACCTGATTCCCGCAATGCCGCATCGCCGCCAGCCACGCGGCGGAGGCGCTCCGTATCGCGCTCACCATCTCCACCGCGCCGCGGCCGCTACGACTCGCCGGACTATGGCCGGTATCCACCGCGCCGCCGCTTCGACCGCGATCGACGTCGATCCCCTGACCGCCGGCGTTCTCCGCCACGTCGCGGCAGACGCTACGgacgctcccgctctcgcaGTATATCCCCGCTCCGGCGAGGTGGACGCGGGATAAGTCCCGCTGGTCGTTGGTCGCCCAAAAAGAAACCAGCTTCGCCACCCTTGCCCCCGCAACAGGGTGGACTGCCCCAGCAAATGGCTCCTGGCTACGGCGTTATGGCTCCACAAATGTACGCCACCGGACCCTACGGAGCTCCGCCCGATGTCTACGGGCACCAGTATGGAATGCCGCCGAACGCGTTTCCGGGCCAAGGATACGGCATGCCAGGACCGCCACCTGGACAGAATAATTTCAGCACTGGATACGGACCTCCTCCCACCGGAGCATGGGGCGTGAATG AGTACGGCCAACAGGTGTGGTTGCCACAGACTCTGGCCGGAGTGCAGCCCTCGATCTCGGTCCCGGTGCCCGAGGCTCTAGCCCCACAGCAGCACCAGCCGCTCGATACGGCGCCTCCGGCAAAGCAGCttgaggaggagcagaagtcCTCAGCGCTGGATGGCGCAGGTTTGCCGGGACAGGACG CCGTGGCCCAGGAAGCGGAGAAGCAGAAGGATGAGCTGAAGAAGCAGCGCACCAACTATGTGAAGAAGGTGACGATACTCAAGAAGGAGATGCAGGTGCTTAAGGATCAGCGCGAGGACTTGGCTTCCGGCGAGGCCCCACCGTCGCCAACAACTAAGAATTTCATCGAGGAAAACGATCGTCTGCAG GTGCAAATTAAGAGGAAGCTGGACACCATCGAGAATGTCATAGACATGCTTAACGGCCTCATTGGCTACGAGGATAATGACGATGATCcgcccaagcccaagcccaatCTGAAGGCTGCACAAGATCCGCAGAGTAGCCGTTCCCACACCACCACTGACAGTTCCGCGGACAGCTCAGAATCCAGCTCACCGTCTGGCAGTTCGTCGGAATCGTCCTCGGAAGACGAGGATGACGATGAGGAGGAGAACGGTGACAAAGACGGCACACCCACAAATCGGCTGAAGAACCGGGCCATCAAGTCGATGAAGTCAAAGCAGCGACACGGCGAAACGAAGTCGTCATCATCAACAGGTTTGACGCAAAACtacaattttcagtttttcgaTCCTGAACACCATTGGTGCGAGAGCTGCAGCGTTTTCCCGAAATCTGCGCGCGACTATTTGAAGCACTTGCACAGCGAGGAGCATATGAACCGTGAGACAATCGAGACACCCTGGCATGTGGGCATCGACCACGATCCCTTTCCCGTATACGAGAATGCACCGCTTAAGCGGGTCCCCGTGCGAGGCATGCATTTCCTGGTGCCGGCCAATGCCTGGTACTGCAAGCTCTGCAGCGTCTGGATTGGCGACCTGCACTGTGCCTCGGCCCATCTCAAGTCCAGGCTGCACTCAAATAAATACGAG CTATTCATTAATCAGAATCCCAACTACGAGGCCGAACGGCAGGCAAATCGTGAGCGGGCCATGATACAGCAAAGGGGGAACGATGACGCCAAGAATAAGAAGAGCAGGAAGGACGACGAGAAGGGTTCCAAGAAACGCAAGAAGAAAAG TGGTgataagaagaaaaagaagcgCAAGCACGGGAAAAAGAGCAAGCGAAGCACCAACGATGCCAACAGTTCATCATCGAACTCCGACAGCTCGTCGTCGGAGGAGGAGAAGACGCAGCAACCAAAGAAAGGTCGCACCGAGGAAACGTCGAGTGGCCCAGCCGAGAAGCAGGCACCCAGCGCCCCCTCCATACGTGTGAGCATGCGAAAGCAGGAAGGCCCATTGACAACATCCTTAAAGCAGGATGTGCCCTTGCAGTCGCTagcaccgccgccgcctccgaTCATCAAGGATTCCATAAATGCTGCAGGCCGTGGTAAATGGTCATCGGCCTCCGGCGAGGAACAAAGGGAGGACCAAAAGAAACGGGACGAGGCCATGATACAGCAGTGGAACACTGTCCAGCCGGTAATAAGCGATAGCGAGAAGAAACTGCTGGAGCAGCTCAAGGGCCGGCTGAAGAGCAAAGGTCCGCGCGATGCCGAGGACAATAAATTGGCGATGCCGCATTCAGCCTTTGCGGCTGATGAAAAGTCAAAACGCGGAGGCAGTCGTCGTTCCCGCAGTCCCAAGCGGCGTAGCCGCTCGCGTAGCAATAGTCGCGGTCGCTTTGACCGAGATCGGCGGGATCGGGATCGAGATCGGGACAACAGAGATCGCGGTCGGGATCGGGAGCGAGATCGCGACCGGGACAGGCGTCGCTCTCGCAGTCGTTCCCGCAGCCGCGGTCGCAGGCGCTTCTCTCGTTCACCCCTAAGGAGCAGCCGGCGAAGTCGTTCCCGTGAAAGCCGCCGTCGAAGAAGCCGCAGCCACTCTGAGGATCGCGTGGAGCGTCCAGTGATTAAGCATTCCGAGTTCCGGCCACGTACAGTGCCCGAACGCAAGCCGGAAGTGAAGCGGGACAAGAAGGATGCCGAAAGCAAACAGAAGGCGGCGGCGAAGGCGAGTGCGAGCACCAATGCCGCCGCTGGAGGCAAGAAGCTCCCTTTCATTGGAAAGATGCCAGTATTCAAGAAGCAGCCGGTGACGGCTTCTAGCTACgatgctgctactgctgctgcgtACACCAACGGCGCTTTGGGTGTtcctccgccgccaccaccacctttGGGTGATCAGCTAGCTGTTAGGCAACCGGCACCAACTGCAGCCCAGATCCAGATGGCTATGATGGAAGATGCCTTCGGCAATGCTCCTCCCTTCCATCCCGATGCTGGCATGATGGTGGACTATGATGAGCTAATGCCGGATCCTGTCCAATTCGCCCACTTGATGACTACCTGCCCGCCTCCACCACCGCCGGGAGAAGGATCCGAGGGCGAAGGCCGTGACCCGGAAGATGGCGAAGAACGCGAGGACAACGAGGGTGATGAGAAGGACGTTCTGCCTCCGGGCATAGACGAAGCTGAATCTGATCTGGTGCCGCAGCCTCTGGATGCTGCGGAACAACCGCGGGACGGGGAACTGCCCAAGGACTTGGCCGCAGCCCTTGACATCATATTCCCCAGCGAGGGAGCGGCGCAGGAGGAAGCGGAAGAGCCGCAAAGTGTGCCTCAGACAATCACCACCATCGTCGAGGACGAGCCAGTGCTCAGTGAACACAATCTTCAAGACTTGGCCAAGCAGGGTATTCACCTGGTCACCATAGACGAGGCAGCAGAAGCCTCAAAAACAATATCCACTGAGAACACAGAGGAGACACAGAAATTGAACGGAGCCAAGTCGTCCGTAGCAGCTACGAACCTCAAGCAGATGGTAGAAGCGGAGGACATACCGATGCCATGCTCGCCCGTACCGGCGGTGGTCGTCGAGGAGGCAACCAGCAAGCCCATTGCTCTTAAGGAAGCGGATGTCTCAGATATACCAGAGCCACCGGCATCACCTTCCGGCAGCGAGAAGCTGCGTCGCCAGGCGGAGCTGGACGAGTTGGCCATGCTGGGCATTGACAGCAATGACATGGCGGCACAAT TTGTAGATGCGTTGTAA
- the LOC108084574 gene encoding zinc finger matrin-type protein CG9776 isoform X2 — MDEDTVPKQPTDRRVADLAAGPPGVDEKNGNEKSEDKGAAAGKRGKSSSRRRSTSRRRSTSRGRPDSRNAASPPATRRRRSVSRSPSPPRRGRYDSPDYGRYPPRRRFDRDRRRSPDRRRSPPRRGRRYGRSRSRSISPLRRGGRGISPAGRWSPKKKPASPPLPPQQGGLPQQMAPGYGVMAPQMYATGPYGAPPDVYGHQYGMPPNAFPGQGYGMPGPPPGQNNFSTGYGPPPTGAWGVNEYGQQVWLPQTLAGVQPSISVPVPEALAPQQHQPLDTAPPAKQLEEEQKSSALDGAGLPGQDAVAQEAEKQKDELKKQRTNYVKKVTILKKEMQVLKDQREDLASGEAPPSPTTKNFIEENDRLQVQIKRKLDTIENVIDMLNGLIGYEDNDDDPPKPKPNLKAAQDPQSSRSHTTTDSSADSSESSSPSGSSSESSSEDEDDDEEENGDKDGTPTNRLKNRAIKSMKSKQRHGETKSSSSTGLTQNYNFQFFDPEHHWCESCSVFPKSARDYLKHLHSEEHMNRETIETPWHVGIDHDPFPVYENAPLKRVPVRGMHFLVPANAWYCKLCSVWIGDLHCASAHLKSRLHSNKYELFINQNPNYEAERQANRERAMIQQRGNDDAKNKKSRKDDEKGSKKRKKKSGDKKKKKRKHGKKSKRSTNDANSSSSNSDSSSSEEEKTQQPKKGRTEETSSGPAEKQAPSAPSIRVSMRKQEGPLTTSLKQDVPLQSLAPPPPPIIKDSINAAGRGKWSSASGEEQREDQKKRDEAMIQQWNTVQPVISDSEKKLLEQLKGRLKSKGPRDAEDNKLAMPHSAFAADEKSKRGGSRRSRSPKRRSRSRSNSRGRFDRDRRDRDRDRDNRDRGRDRERDRDRDRRRSRSRSRSRGRRRFSRSPLRSSRRSRSRESRRRRSRSHSEDRVERPVIKHSEFRPRTVPERKPEVKRDKKDAESKQKAAAKASASTNAAAGGKKLPFIGKMPVFKKQPVTASSYDAATAAAYTNGALGVPPPPPPPLGDQLAVRQPAPTAAQIQMAMMEDAFGNAPPFHPDAGMMVDYDELMPDPVQFAHLMTTCPPPPPPGEGSEGEGRDPEDGEEREDNEGDEKDVLPPGIDEAESDLVPQPLDAAEQPRDGELPKDLAAALDIIFPSEGAAQEEAEEPQSVPQTITTIVEDEPVLSEHNLQDLAKQGIHLVTIDEAAEASKTISTENTEETQKLNGAKSSVAATNLKQMVEAEDIPMPCSPVPAVVVEEATSKPIALKEADVSDIPEPPASPSGSEKLRRQAELDELAMLGIDSNDMAAQYAL; from the exons ATGGACGAAGACACGGTCCCCAAGCAGCCAACGGACAGGCGTGTAGCCGACCTGGCTGCGGGTCCACCCGGCGTCGATGAGAAAAACGGAAACGAAAAGAGCGAGGACAAGGGTGCTGCGGCGGGTAAGCGCGGCAAATCGAGCTCCCGACGACGGTCCACATCGCGTCGCCGCTCAACATCCCGCGGTCGACCTGATTCCCGCAATGCCGCATCGCCGCCAGCCACGCGGCGGAGGCGCTCCGTATCGCGCTCACCATCTCCACCGCGCCGCGGCCGCTACGACTCGCCGGACTATGGCCGGTATCCACCGCGCCGCCGCTTCGACCGCGATCGACGTCGATCCCCTGACCGCCGGCGTTCTCCGCCACGTCGCGGCAGACGCTACGgacgctcccgctctcgcaGTATATCCCCGCTCCGGCGAGGTGGACGCGGGATAAGTCCCGCTGGTCGTTGGTCGCCCAAAAAGAAACCAGCTTCGCCACCCTTGCCCCCGCAACAGGGTGGACTGCCCCAGCAAATGGCTCCTGGCTACGGCGTTATGGCTCCACAAATGTACGCCACCGGACCCTACGGAGCTCCGCCCGATGTCTACGGGCACCAGTATGGAATGCCGCCGAACGCGTTTCCGGGCCAAGGATACGGCATGCCAGGACCGCCACCTGGACAGAATAATTTCAGCACTGGATACGGACCTCCTCCCACCGGAGCATGGGGCGTGAATG AGTACGGCCAACAGGTGTGGTTGCCACAGACTCTGGCCGGAGTGCAGCCCTCGATCTCGGTCCCGGTGCCCGAGGCTCTAGCCCCACAGCAGCACCAGCCGCTCGATACGGCGCCTCCGGCAAAGCAGCttgaggaggagcagaagtcCTCAGCGCTGGATGGCGCAGGTTTGCCGGGACAGGACG CCGTGGCCCAGGAAGCGGAGAAGCAGAAGGATGAGCTGAAGAAGCAGCGCACCAACTATGTGAAGAAGGTGACGATACTCAAGAAGGAGATGCAGGTGCTTAAGGATCAGCGCGAGGACTTGGCTTCCGGCGAGGCCCCACCGTCGCCAACAACTAAGAATTTCATCGAGGAAAACGATCGTCTGCAG GTGCAAATTAAGAGGAAGCTGGACACCATCGAGAATGTCATAGACATGCTTAACGGCCTCATTGGCTACGAGGATAATGACGATGATCcgcccaagcccaagcccaatCTGAAGGCTGCACAAGATCCGCAGAGTAGCCGTTCCCACACCACCACTGACAGTTCCGCGGACAGCTCAGAATCCAGCTCACCGTCTGGCAGTTCGTCGGAATCGTCCTCGGAAGACGAGGATGACGATGAGGAGGAGAACGGTGACAAAGACGGCACACCCACAAATCGGCTGAAGAACCGGGCCATCAAGTCGATGAAGTCAAAGCAGCGACACGGCGAAACGAAGTCGTCATCATCAACAGGTTTGACGCAAAACtacaattttcagtttttcgaTCCTGAACACCATTGGTGCGAGAGCTGCAGCGTTTTCCCGAAATCTGCGCGCGACTATTTGAAGCACTTGCACAGCGAGGAGCATATGAACCGTGAGACAATCGAGACACCCTGGCATGTGGGCATCGACCACGATCCCTTTCCCGTATACGAGAATGCACCGCTTAAGCGGGTCCCCGTGCGAGGCATGCATTTCCTGGTGCCGGCCAATGCCTGGTACTGCAAGCTCTGCAGCGTCTGGATTGGCGACCTGCACTGTGCCTCGGCCCATCTCAAGTCCAGGCTGCACTCAAATAAATACGAG CTATTCATTAATCAGAATCCCAACTACGAGGCCGAACGGCAGGCAAATCGTGAGCGGGCCATGATACAGCAAAGGGGGAACGATGACGCCAAGAATAAGAAGAGCAGGAAGGACGACGAGAAGGGTTCCAAGAAACGCAAGAAGAAAAG TGGTgataagaagaaaaagaagcgCAAGCACGGGAAAAAGAGCAAGCGAAGCACCAACGATGCCAACAGTTCATCATCGAACTCCGACAGCTCGTCGTCGGAGGAGGAGAAGACGCAGCAACCAAAGAAAGGTCGCACCGAGGAAACGTCGAGTGGCCCAGCCGAGAAGCAGGCACCCAGCGCCCCCTCCATACGTGTGAGCATGCGAAAGCAGGAAGGCCCATTGACAACATCCTTAAAGCAGGATGTGCCCTTGCAGTCGCTagcaccgccgccgcctccgaTCATCAAGGATTCCATAAATGCTGCAGGCCGTGGTAAATGGTCATCGGCCTCCGGCGAGGAACAAAGGGAGGACCAAAAGAAACGGGACGAGGCCATGATACAGCAGTGGAACACTGTCCAGCCGGTAATAAGCGATAGCGAGAAGAAACTGCTGGAGCAGCTCAAGGGCCGGCTGAAGAGCAAAGGTCCGCGCGATGCCGAGGACAATAAATTGGCGATGCCGCATTCAGCCTTTGCGGCTGATGAAAAGTCAAAACGCGGAGGCAGTCGTCGTTCCCGCAGTCCCAAGCGGCGTAGCCGCTCGCGTAGCAATAGTCGCGGTCGCTTTGACCGAGATCGGCGGGATCGGGATCGAGATCGGGACAACAGAGATCGCGGTCGGGATCGGGAGCGAGATCGCGACCGGGACAGGCGTCGCTCTCGCAGTCGTTCCCGCAGCCGCGGTCGCAGGCGCTTCTCTCGTTCACCCCTAAGGAGCAGCCGGCGAAGTCGTTCCCGTGAAAGCCGCCGTCGAAGAAGCCGCAGCCACTCTGAGGATCGCGTGGAGCGTCCAGTGATTAAGCATTCCGAGTTCCGGCCACGTACAGTGCCCGAACGCAAGCCGGAAGTGAAGCGGGACAAGAAGGATGCCGAAAGCAAACAGAAGGCGGCGGCGAAGGCGAGTGCGAGCACCAATGCCGCCGCTGGAGGCAAGAAGCTCCCTTTCATTGGAAAGATGCCAGTATTCAAGAAGCAGCCGGTGACGGCTTCTAGCTACgatgctgctactgctgctgcgtACACCAACGGCGCTTTGGGTGTtcctccgccgccaccaccacctttGGGTGATCAGCTAGCTGTTAGGCAACCGGCACCAACTGCAGCCCAGATCCAGATGGCTATGATGGAAGATGCCTTCGGCAATGCTCCTCCCTTCCATCCCGATGCTGGCATGATGGTGGACTATGATGAGCTAATGCCGGATCCTGTCCAATTCGCCCACTTGATGACTACCTGCCCGCCTCCACCACCGCCGGGAGAAGGATCCGAGGGCGAAGGCCGTGACCCGGAAGATGGCGAAGAACGCGAGGACAACGAGGGTGATGAGAAGGACGTTCTGCCTCCGGGCATAGACGAAGCTGAATCTGATCTGGTGCCGCAGCCTCTGGATGCTGCGGAACAACCGCGGGACGGGGAACTGCCCAAGGACTTGGCCGCAGCCCTTGACATCATATTCCCCAGCGAGGGAGCGGCGCAGGAGGAAGCGGAAGAGCCGCAAAGTGTGCCTCAGACAATCACCACCATCGTCGAGGACGAGCCAGTGCTCAGTGAACACAATCTTCAAGACTTGGCCAAGCAGGGTATTCACCTGGTCACCATAGACGAGGCAGCAGAAGCCTCAAAAACAATATCCACTGAGAACACAGAGGAGACACAGAAATTGAACGGAGCCAAGTCGTCCGTAGCAGCTACGAACCTCAAGCAGATGGTAGAAGCGGAGGACATACCGATGCCATGCTCGCCCGTACCGGCGGTGGTCGTCGAGGAGGCAACCAGCAAGCCCATTGCTCTTAAGGAAGCGGATGTCTCAGATATACCAGAGCCACCGGCATCACCTTCCGGCAGCGAGAAGCTGCGTCGCCAGGCGGAGCTGGACGAGTTGGCCATGCTGGGCATTGACAGCAATGACATGGCGGCACAAT ATGCGTTGTAA
- the LOC108084574 gene encoding zinc finger matrin-type protein CG9776 isoform X3, giving the protein MQVLKDQREDLASGEAPPSPTTKNFIEENDRLQVQIKRKLDTIENVIDMLNGLIGYEDNDDDPPKPKPNLKAAQDPQSSRSHTTTDSSADSSESSSPSGSSSESSSEDEDDDEEENGDKDGTPTNRLKNRAIKSMKSKQRHGETKSSSSTGLTQNYNFQFFDPEHHWCESCSVFPKSARDYLKHLHSEEHMNRETIETPWHVGIDHDPFPVYENAPLKRVPVRGMHFLVPANAWYCKLCSVWIGDLHCASAHLKSRLHSNKYELFINQNPNYEAERQANRERAMIQQRGNDDAKNKKSRKDDEKGSKKRKKKSGDKKKKKRKHGKKSKRSTNDANSSSSNSDSSSSEEEKTQQPKKGRTEETSSGPAEKQAPSAPSIRVSMRKQEGPLTTSLKQDVPLQSLAPPPPPIIKDSINAAGRGKWSSASGEEQREDQKKRDEAMIQQWNTVQPVISDSEKKLLEQLKGRLKSKGPRDAEDNKLAMPHSAFAADEKSKRGGSRRSRSPKRRSRSRSNSRGRFDRDRRDRDRDRDNRDRGRDRERDRDRDRRRSRSRSRSRGRRRFSRSPLRSSRRSRSRESRRRRSRSHSEDRVERPVIKHSEFRPRTVPERKPEVKRDKKDAESKQKAAAKASASTNAAAGGKKLPFIGKMPVFKKQPVTASSYDAATAAAYTNGALGVPPPPPPPLGDQLAVRQPAPTAAQIQMAMMEDAFGNAPPFHPDAGMMVDYDELMPDPVQFAHLMTTCPPPPPPGEGSEGEGRDPEDGEEREDNEGDEKDVLPPGIDEAESDLVPQPLDAAEQPRDGELPKDLAAALDIIFPSEGAAQEEAEEPQSVPQTITTIVEDEPVLSEHNLQDLAKQGIHLVTIDEAAEASKTISTENTEETQKLNGAKSSVAATNLKQMVEAEDIPMPCSPVPAVVVEEATSKPIALKEADVSDIPEPPASPSGSEKLRRQAELDELAMLGIDSNDMAAQFVDAL; this is encoded by the exons ATGCAGGTGCTTAAGGATCAGCGCGAGGACTTGGCTTCCGGCGAGGCCCCACCGTCGCCAACAACTAAGAATTTCATCGAGGAAAACGATCGTCTGCAG GTGCAAATTAAGAGGAAGCTGGACACCATCGAGAATGTCATAGACATGCTTAACGGCCTCATTGGCTACGAGGATAATGACGATGATCcgcccaagcccaagcccaatCTGAAGGCTGCACAAGATCCGCAGAGTAGCCGTTCCCACACCACCACTGACAGTTCCGCGGACAGCTCAGAATCCAGCTCACCGTCTGGCAGTTCGTCGGAATCGTCCTCGGAAGACGAGGATGACGATGAGGAGGAGAACGGTGACAAAGACGGCACACCCACAAATCGGCTGAAGAACCGGGCCATCAAGTCGATGAAGTCAAAGCAGCGACACGGCGAAACGAAGTCGTCATCATCAACAGGTTTGACGCAAAACtacaattttcagtttttcgaTCCTGAACACCATTGGTGCGAGAGCTGCAGCGTTTTCCCGAAATCTGCGCGCGACTATTTGAAGCACTTGCACAGCGAGGAGCATATGAACCGTGAGACAATCGAGACACCCTGGCATGTGGGCATCGACCACGATCCCTTTCCCGTATACGAGAATGCACCGCTTAAGCGGGTCCCCGTGCGAGGCATGCATTTCCTGGTGCCGGCCAATGCCTGGTACTGCAAGCTCTGCAGCGTCTGGATTGGCGACCTGCACTGTGCCTCGGCCCATCTCAAGTCCAGGCTGCACTCAAATAAATACGAG CTATTCATTAATCAGAATCCCAACTACGAGGCCGAACGGCAGGCAAATCGTGAGCGGGCCATGATACAGCAAAGGGGGAACGATGACGCCAAGAATAAGAAGAGCAGGAAGGACGACGAGAAGGGTTCCAAGAAACGCAAGAAGAAAAG TGGTgataagaagaaaaagaagcgCAAGCACGGGAAAAAGAGCAAGCGAAGCACCAACGATGCCAACAGTTCATCATCGAACTCCGACAGCTCGTCGTCGGAGGAGGAGAAGACGCAGCAACCAAAGAAAGGTCGCACCGAGGAAACGTCGAGTGGCCCAGCCGAGAAGCAGGCACCCAGCGCCCCCTCCATACGTGTGAGCATGCGAAAGCAGGAAGGCCCATTGACAACATCCTTAAAGCAGGATGTGCCCTTGCAGTCGCTagcaccgccgccgcctccgaTCATCAAGGATTCCATAAATGCTGCAGGCCGTGGTAAATGGTCATCGGCCTCCGGCGAGGAACAAAGGGAGGACCAAAAGAAACGGGACGAGGCCATGATACAGCAGTGGAACACTGTCCAGCCGGTAATAAGCGATAGCGAGAAGAAACTGCTGGAGCAGCTCAAGGGCCGGCTGAAGAGCAAAGGTCCGCGCGATGCCGAGGACAATAAATTGGCGATGCCGCATTCAGCCTTTGCGGCTGATGAAAAGTCAAAACGCGGAGGCAGTCGTCGTTCCCGCAGTCCCAAGCGGCGTAGCCGCTCGCGTAGCAATAGTCGCGGTCGCTTTGACCGAGATCGGCGGGATCGGGATCGAGATCGGGACAACAGAGATCGCGGTCGGGATCGGGAGCGAGATCGCGACCGGGACAGGCGTCGCTCTCGCAGTCGTTCCCGCAGCCGCGGTCGCAGGCGCTTCTCTCGTTCACCCCTAAGGAGCAGCCGGCGAAGTCGTTCCCGTGAAAGCCGCCGTCGAAGAAGCCGCAGCCACTCTGAGGATCGCGTGGAGCGTCCAGTGATTAAGCATTCCGAGTTCCGGCCACGTACAGTGCCCGAACGCAAGCCGGAAGTGAAGCGGGACAAGAAGGATGCCGAAAGCAAACAGAAGGCGGCGGCGAAGGCGAGTGCGAGCACCAATGCCGCCGCTGGAGGCAAGAAGCTCCCTTTCATTGGAAAGATGCCAGTATTCAAGAAGCAGCCGGTGACGGCTTCTAGCTACgatgctgctactgctgctgcgtACACCAACGGCGCTTTGGGTGTtcctccgccgccaccaccacctttGGGTGATCAGCTAGCTGTTAGGCAACCGGCACCAACTGCAGCCCAGATCCAGATGGCTATGATGGAAGATGCCTTCGGCAATGCTCCTCCCTTCCATCCCGATGCTGGCATGATGGTGGACTATGATGAGCTAATGCCGGATCCTGTCCAATTCGCCCACTTGATGACTACCTGCCCGCCTCCACCACCGCCGGGAGAAGGATCCGAGGGCGAAGGCCGTGACCCGGAAGATGGCGAAGAACGCGAGGACAACGAGGGTGATGAGAAGGACGTTCTGCCTCCGGGCATAGACGAAGCTGAATCTGATCTGGTGCCGCAGCCTCTGGATGCTGCGGAACAACCGCGGGACGGGGAACTGCCCAAGGACTTGGCCGCAGCCCTTGACATCATATTCCCCAGCGAGGGAGCGGCGCAGGAGGAAGCGGAAGAGCCGCAAAGTGTGCCTCAGACAATCACCACCATCGTCGAGGACGAGCCAGTGCTCAGTGAACACAATCTTCAAGACTTGGCCAAGCAGGGTATTCACCTGGTCACCATAGACGAGGCAGCAGAAGCCTCAAAAACAATATCCACTGAGAACACAGAGGAGACACAGAAATTGAACGGAGCCAAGTCGTCCGTAGCAGCTACGAACCTCAAGCAGATGGTAGAAGCGGAGGACATACCGATGCCATGCTCGCCCGTACCGGCGGTGGTCGTCGAGGAGGCAACCAGCAAGCCCATTGCTCTTAAGGAAGCGGATGTCTCAGATATACCAGAGCCACCGGCATCACCTTCCGGCAGCGAGAAGCTGCGTCGCCAGGCGGAGCTGGACGAGTTGGCCATGCTGGGCATTGACAGCAATGACATGGCGGCACAAT TTGTAGATGCGTTGTAA